The Catenulispora sp. GP43 genome has a window encoding:
- the atpD gene encoding F0F1 ATP synthase subunit beta produces the protein MTATTETVTKAVGRVARIIGPVVDVEFPVDGMPDLQNALTIDYPFLGETRRLTLEVAQHIGDGMVRAIALKPTDGLVRGAEVVNTGGPITVPVGDITKGHVFDVTGEVLNLKEGEEFHAETRWGIHRKAPSFDQLDSKTEMFTTGIKVVDLLTPYVNGGKIGLFGGAGVGKTVLIQELIYRVAENFGGVSVFAGVGERTREGNDLIAEMTETGVIEKTALVYGQMDEPPGTRLRVALSALTMAEYFRDVQKQDVLLFIDNIFRFTQAGSEVSTLLGRMPSAVGYQPTLADEMGQLQERITSTKGHSITSVQAIYVPADDITDPAPHTTFTHLDATTVLSRPITQKGIYPAVDPLDSTSRILDPRYISAAHYECATRIKAILQKYKDLQDIIAILGIDELSEEDKITVQRARRIERFLSQNTFVAKIFTGIDGSFVPLDETIAAFTAIADGKYDHVPEQAFFMCGGIEDLEKKAKELERA, from the coding sequence ATGACTGCGACCACAGAGACCGTGACGAAGGCCGTCGGCCGCGTCGCGCGCATCATCGGCCCGGTCGTCGACGTGGAGTTCCCCGTCGACGGCATGCCCGACCTGCAGAACGCCCTCACCATCGACTACCCGTTCCTCGGTGAGACCCGCCGGCTGACCCTCGAGGTGGCCCAGCACATCGGCGACGGCATGGTCCGCGCCATCGCGCTGAAGCCGACCGACGGCCTGGTCCGCGGTGCCGAGGTGGTCAACACCGGCGGCCCGATCACCGTGCCGGTGGGCGACATCACCAAGGGCCACGTCTTCGACGTGACCGGCGAGGTGCTGAACCTCAAGGAGGGCGAGGAGTTCCACGCCGAGACGCGCTGGGGCATCCACCGCAAGGCGCCGTCCTTCGACCAGCTGGACTCCAAGACCGAGATGTTCACCACCGGCATCAAGGTCGTCGACCTGCTGACGCCGTACGTGAACGGCGGCAAGATCGGCCTGTTCGGCGGCGCCGGCGTCGGCAAGACGGTGCTGATCCAGGAGCTGATCTACCGCGTCGCGGAGAACTTCGGCGGTGTCTCGGTGTTCGCCGGCGTCGGCGAGCGCACGCGTGAGGGCAACGACCTGATCGCGGAGATGACCGAGACCGGCGTCATCGAGAAGACCGCGCTGGTCTACGGGCAGATGGACGAGCCCCCGGGCACCCGTCTGCGGGTGGCCCTGTCCGCCCTGACGATGGCGGAGTACTTCCGCGACGTGCAGAAGCAGGACGTGCTGCTGTTCATCGACAACATCTTCCGGTTCACCCAGGCCGGCTCGGAGGTGTCGACCCTGCTGGGCCGCATGCCCTCCGCGGTGGGGTACCAGCCGACGCTGGCCGACGAGATGGGTCAGCTGCAGGAGCGCATCACCTCGACCAAGGGTCACTCGATCACCTCGGTCCAGGCGATCTACGTCCCCGCGGACGACATCACCGACCCGGCGCCGCACACCACCTTCACCCACCTGGACGCGACGACGGTGCTGAGCCGTCCGATCACCCAGAAGGGCATCTACCCCGCGGTGGACCCGCTGGACTCCACCTCGCGCATCCTGGACCCGCGGTACATCTCCGCGGCCCACTACGAGTGCGCGACCCGGATCAAGGCGATCCTGCAGAAGTACAAGGACCTGCAGGACATCATCGCGATCCTCGGCATCGACGAGCTCTCCGAGGAAGACAAGATCACCGTGCAGCGCGCGCGGCGCATCGAGCGCTTCCTGTCGCAGAACACCTTCGTGGCGAAGATCTTCACCGGCATCGACGGCTCCTTCGTCCCGCTGGACGAGACCATCGCGGCCTTCACCGCGATCGCCGACGGCAAGTACGACCACGTGCCGGAGCAGGCGTTCTTCATGTGCGGCGGCATCGAGGACCTGGAGAAGAAGGCCAAGGAGCTGGAGCGGGCATGA
- a CDS encoding F0F1 ATP synthase subunit epsilon: MSESHAGARRLNVSLVAADRKVWQGTAEMVIARTTEGDTGVLPGHQPILSILAPSVVTVRGTDEGTKEVVVSGGFLSVARDDVSVLAESVLLPSEINVAAAKELAAAARAAEDAAGDDSAARDQAQADLRFAEAQLRVSGDASVGAGH, translated from the coding sequence ATGAGCGAGTCGCACGCCGGCGCCCGCCGGTTGAACGTCTCGTTGGTGGCGGCCGACCGCAAGGTGTGGCAGGGCACGGCCGAGATGGTCATCGCCCGCACCACCGAGGGCGACACCGGCGTGCTGCCGGGCCACCAGCCCATCCTGTCCATCCTCGCGCCCTCGGTGGTGACCGTCCGCGGTACCGACGAGGGCACCAAGGAGGTCGTCGTCTCCGGCGGCTTCCTGTCGGTCGCCCGCGACGACGTGTCGGTCCTGGCTGAGAGCGTCCTGCTCCCGTCCGAGATCAACGTGGCGGCGGCCAAGGAGCTGGCCGCCGCGGCCCGCGCGGCCGAGGACGCGGCCGGCGACGACAGCGCGGCCCGCGACCAGGCGCAGGCGGACCTCCGCTTCGCCGAGGCCCAGCTGCGGGTGTCGGGCGACGCCTCCGTGGGCGCCGGACACTGA
- a CDS encoding DUF2550 domain-containing protein, translating into MLSAVEVLAVCFVVLCLSVAFIPMRRHLIRRGGGAFDCAVRFGPLPSPGDASGWSFAVGRYRDLTVDLYRVFSYSPRPRTSLARRGFDVVARRDAAGEESRTLLPGWAVLECSAAGRVVELAMSTESMMAFLTWVEAAPPGWDISRVS; encoded by the coding sequence ATGCTCAGCGCTGTCGAGGTCCTGGCCGTCTGTTTTGTGGTGCTCTGCCTGTCGGTGGCGTTCATCCCGATGCGCCGCCACCTGATCCGCCGCGGCGGCGGAGCCTTCGACTGCGCGGTCCGCTTCGGCCCCCTGCCGTCCCCGGGCGACGCCTCCGGCTGGTCCTTCGCCGTCGGCCGCTACCGCGACCTCACGGTGGACCTCTACCGCGTCTTCAGCTATTCCCCCCGCCCCCGCACGAGCCTGGCTCGGCGGGGGTTCGACGTCGTGGCCCGCCGCGACGCCGCCGGCGAGGAGAGCCGCACCCTGCTGCCCGGCTGGGCGGTGCTGGAGTGCTCGGCGGCGGGGCGCGTGGTGGAGCTGGCGATGTCGACGGAGTCCATGATGGCGTTCCTGACGTGGGTGGAGGCGGCGCCTCCGGGGTGGGACATCTCGCGGGTGAGCTGA
- a CDS encoding cob(I)yrinic acid a,c-diamide adenosyltransferase: protein MVNLTRIYTRTGDDGTTALGDLSRVAKTDARLAAYADVDEANAAIGLAVAFARNELGMLHDGIRTLLLRVQNELFDLGADLSTPPAENPEYPPLRIEPEYVERLEAACDEWNETLSKLRSFILNGGTVVAAQLHVARTVVRRAERSAWAAVEEYGDAVNPLAVKYLNRLSDLLFILARVANTDSHGGDGDVLWVPGGER, encoded by the coding sequence ATGGTGAACCTGACCCGCATCTACACCCGCACCGGCGACGACGGCACGACCGCCCTCGGCGACCTGAGCCGCGTGGCCAAGACCGACGCGCGCCTGGCGGCCTACGCCGACGTCGACGAGGCCAACGCGGCGATCGGCCTGGCCGTGGCCTTCGCGAGGAACGAGCTCGGCATGCTGCACGACGGGATCAGGACCCTGCTGCTGCGCGTCCAGAACGAGCTCTTCGACCTCGGCGCCGACCTGAGCACCCCGCCCGCCGAGAACCCGGAGTACCCGCCGCTGCGCATCGAGCCGGAGTACGTCGAGCGCCTGGAGGCGGCCTGCGACGAGTGGAACGAGACGCTCAGCAAGCTGCGCTCCTTCATCCTCAACGGCGGCACCGTGGTCGCCGCGCAGCTGCACGTCGCGCGCACCGTGGTGCGGCGCGCCGAGCGCAGCGCCTGGGCCGCGGTCGAGGAGTACGGGGACGCGGTGAACCCGCTGGCCGTGAAGTACCTGAACCGGCTGTCGGACCTGCTGTTCATCCTGGCACGGGTGGCGAACACCGACTCGCACGGCGGTGACGGCGATGTGCTGTGGGTGCCGGGCGGCGAGCGGTAG
- the murA gene encoding UDP-N-acetylglucosamine 1-carboxyvinyltransferase yields MERFKVAGGARLAGEIAVCGAKNSALKLMAVALLAEGRTELRGVPRILDVELMAELLRRLGCGVRLDWEPGPEREDGPQKGSALVIDVPEDPGTEADYDLVRRLRASICVLGPLLARRGEAKVSYPGGDAIGSRGLDMHIDGLERLGADISQEHGFLVASAPNGLLGASILLDFPSVGATENILMAAVLAKGTTVIDNAAREPEIVDICALLASMGAKIDGSGTSTLVIEGVDTLSPAPSPHQVVADRIVAGMFAVAATMTRGDVRVDGGNAAHLEIALDKLTQAGATVLPDETGFRVTMDRRPRAVDIITLPYPGFATDLQPLFAAMNSIAEGTSMVTENLFDARFVFLQELARLGASVRTEGHHAIVRGVERLSGAPVRATDIRAGAGLVLAGLVADGHTTVSDVRHIDRGYQGLVTQLRSLGAQIEREPDPDPYP; encoded by the coding sequence GTGGAGCGTTTCAAAGTTGCCGGAGGGGCCCGCCTCGCGGGCGAGATCGCGGTGTGCGGCGCGAAGAACAGCGCGCTGAAGCTGATGGCGGTCGCCCTGCTGGCCGAGGGTCGGACCGAGCTGCGGGGCGTCCCGCGCATCCTGGACGTCGAGCTGATGGCCGAGCTGCTGCGGCGGCTGGGCTGCGGCGTCCGCCTGGACTGGGAGCCGGGGCCGGAGCGGGAGGACGGCCCGCAGAAGGGGTCGGCCCTCGTCATCGACGTGCCGGAGGATCCGGGCACCGAGGCCGACTACGACCTGGTGCGCCGGCTGCGCGCGTCGATCTGCGTGCTGGGCCCGCTGCTGGCGCGGCGCGGGGAGGCCAAGGTGTCCTACCCCGGCGGCGACGCCATCGGGTCGCGCGGCCTGGACATGCACATCGACGGCCTGGAGCGGCTCGGCGCCGACATCTCCCAGGAGCACGGCTTCCTGGTCGCCTCGGCCCCGAACGGCCTGCTCGGCGCCAGCATCCTGCTGGACTTCCCGAGCGTCGGCGCGACCGAGAACATCCTGATGGCCGCGGTGCTGGCCAAGGGGACCACGGTCATCGACAACGCCGCGCGCGAGCCGGAGATCGTCGACATCTGCGCGCTGCTGGCCTCGATGGGCGCCAAGATCGACGGGTCGGGCACCTCCACGCTGGTCATCGAGGGCGTGGACACCCTGAGCCCGGCGCCCTCGCCGCACCAGGTGGTGGCCGACCGGATCGTGGCCGGCATGTTCGCGGTCGCGGCCACCATGACCCGCGGCGACGTGCGGGTGGACGGCGGCAACGCCGCGCACCTGGAGATCGCCCTGGACAAGCTGACGCAGGCCGGCGCGACCGTGCTGCCGGACGAGACCGGGTTCCGGGTGACGATGGACCGCCGCCCCCGGGCCGTGGACATCATCACGCTGCCCTACCCGGGCTTCGCCACCGACCTGCAGCCGCTGTTCGCCGCGATGAACTCGATCGCCGAGGGTACCTCGATGGTCACCGAGAACCTGTTCGACGCGCGCTTCGTGTTCCTACAGGAGCTGGCGCGCCTGGGCGCCTCGGTGCGCACCGAGGGGCACCACGCGATCGTGCGCGGCGTCGAGCGGCTGTCCGGGGCGCCGGTGCGGGCCACCGACATCCGGGCCGGGGCCGGGCTGGTGCTGGCCGGGCTGGTCGCCGACGGCCACACCACGGTGTCCGACGTCCGGCACATCGACCGCGGCTATCAGGGCCTGGTGACGCAGCTGCGCTCGCTGGGCGCGCAGATCGAGCGGGAGCCGGACCCGGACCCGTACCCGTAA
- a CDS encoding 3-hydroxyacyl-CoA dehydrogenase family protein yields MSKKLTVIGAGLMGSGIAQVAAAAGYEVAVRDVTDAALERGVEGIRASLEKFASKGRYTAEEVQAAMGRITTTTELAEAVADADVVVEAVFENVEVKQEIFRELDRLAKPGAVLATNTSAIPITQIAAVTSRPQDVVGTHFFSPVPMMQLCELVRGYKTSDETLAKARAFAEEIGKTCIVVNRDVAGFVTTRLIAALVVEAVKLSESGVATAEDIDLACKLGFGHAMGPLATTDLTGVDILRNATRNIYTETQDEKFSPPELLNRMVTAGDLGRKSGKGFYNYS; encoded by the coding sequence GTGTCCAAGAAGCTGACCGTCATCGGCGCCGGTCTGATGGGTTCGGGGATCGCGCAGGTGGCCGCCGCCGCCGGTTACGAGGTCGCGGTCCGCGACGTGACCGACGCCGCCCTTGAGCGCGGTGTCGAGGGCATCCGCGCCTCGCTGGAGAAGTTCGCTTCCAAGGGCCGCTACACCGCCGAGGAGGTCCAGGCGGCGATGGGCCGCATCACCACGACCACCGAGCTGGCCGAGGCGGTCGCCGACGCCGACGTGGTCGTCGAGGCGGTGTTCGAGAACGTCGAGGTCAAGCAGGAGATCTTCCGCGAGCTGGACCGGCTGGCCAAGCCCGGCGCGGTCCTGGCCACCAACACCTCGGCGATCCCGATCACCCAGATCGCGGCGGTCACCTCCCGCCCGCAGGACGTGGTCGGCACCCACTTCTTCTCCCCGGTCCCGATGATGCAGCTGTGCGAGCTGGTCCGCGGCTACAAGACCTCCGACGAGACGCTGGCCAAGGCCCGGGCCTTCGCCGAGGAGATCGGCAAGACCTGCATCGTGGTGAACCGCGACGTCGCCGGCTTCGTCACCACCCGCCTGATCGCCGCGCTGGTGGTGGAGGCGGTCAAGCTCTCCGAGTCCGGCGTGGCCACCGCCGAGGACATCGACCTGGCCTGCAAGCTCGGCTTCGGCCACGCCATGGGCCCGCTGGCGACCACCGACCTGACCGGCGTGGACATCCTGCGCAACGCGACGCGGAACATCTACACCGAGACCCAGGACGAGAAGTTCAGCCCGCCGGAGCTGCTGAACCGCATGGTCACGGCCGGCGACCTCGGCCGCAAGTCCGGCAAGGGCTTCTACAACTACTCATAG
- a CDS encoding GNAT family N-acetyltransferase — MTLSFAEKPVLPGELVTLRPVAVEDAPGLLELLADPESSRLTATRAEPDPEVARRWYATRGEHDDRLDLAIVENATGTYVGEVVLNDLHVENRSCGFRISLVGPRVFGRGYGTEATRLVLRHAFETVGIHRVELDVYTFNPRARRVYEKAGFVLEGTKREALLWDGQWFDAYVMAMLETDWRAAA; from the coding sequence ATGACGCTTTCGTTCGCCGAGAAGCCGGTCCTGCCCGGCGAGCTGGTCACCCTGCGCCCGGTGGCCGTCGAGGACGCACCCGGTCTGCTGGAGCTGCTCGCCGACCCGGAGAGCTCCCGGCTGACCGCCACCCGCGCCGAGCCCGACCCCGAGGTCGCGCGGCGGTGGTACGCGACCCGCGGCGAGCACGACGACCGGCTGGACCTCGCGATCGTCGAGAACGCCACCGGGACGTACGTCGGCGAGGTGGTGCTGAACGACCTGCACGTCGAGAACCGCTCGTGCGGCTTCCGCATCTCGTTGGTCGGCCCGCGCGTCTTCGGGCGCGGATACGGCACCGAGGCGACGCGCCTGGTGCTGCGGCACGCGTTCGAGACGGTCGGGATCCACCGCGTCGAGCTGGACGTGTACACGTTCAACCCGCGCGCCCGGCGCGTGTACGAGAAGGCGGGCTTCGTCCTGGAAGGGACGAAGCGCGAGGCGCTGCTGTGGGACGGCCAGTGGTTCGACGCCTACGTGATGGCCATGCTGGAGACCGACTGGCGCGCGGCGGCCTGA
- a CDS encoding MFS transporter translates to MGWRRSQSASGGIGTGDTGRRTGASATAGPAPKRTSTIAQLRNPPGGHDARRMLAALFLDRVGNGVWSSALVLYFTVVAHLSAGQIGALLGVAGLVGIAGPPIAGELAERYPVRTILVACHLIRVLTLCAVPLCHGFAPLLAVTTATTLCDRGSKTMEIVFAGQTAGDRRTTYRALSRVVMNAAYALGAGLAAIAVALGTTRVYEVVVVLDGLSYLAVAAIVMRTSRRAPVRAAADSAPSSADAADNAGGKKAEARGRSPWRDPGYLLFVVLDTFLNLDDTIMTVGIPLWAVTRTDAPHAVIPAVMVINTLMCVFLQMPVTSRVAGARSAARAACWYGVALLAGCALIAGSARGGAAVEAVALLAAAVVLTGAELVRSLVSWELAVSLAPADAQASYLGVAGMAQAVERSAGPVVLSTVVLAAGPVGWLGLGAVVTGLGVLQRVASLRRLDRDQAAARQSVSSMAIT, encoded by the coding sequence ATGGGGTGGCGCAGGAGCCAATCGGCGAGCGGTGGCATCGGGACCGGCGACACGGGGCGCCGGACCGGTGCGTCCGCCACCGCCGGACCGGCCCCGAAACGCACCTCGACGATCGCGCAGCTGCGTAACCCACCTGGCGGACACGACGCCCGCCGGATGCTCGCGGCGCTGTTCCTGGACCGGGTCGGCAACGGCGTCTGGTCCTCCGCGCTGGTCCTGTACTTCACGGTGGTGGCCCACCTCAGCGCGGGGCAGATCGGTGCACTGCTGGGCGTGGCCGGGCTCGTGGGGATCGCCGGACCGCCGATCGCGGGCGAGCTGGCCGAGCGGTACCCGGTGCGCACGATCCTGGTGGCCTGCCATCTCATCAGGGTGCTGACGCTGTGCGCGGTACCCCTGTGCCACGGCTTCGCACCGCTGCTGGCGGTCACGACCGCGACCACGCTGTGCGACCGCGGATCGAAGACGATGGAGATCGTGTTCGCCGGCCAGACCGCCGGAGACCGGCGCACGACGTACCGGGCCCTGTCGCGGGTGGTGATGAACGCGGCGTACGCGCTGGGCGCGGGGCTCGCGGCGATCGCGGTCGCCCTCGGGACGACGCGGGTGTACGAGGTCGTCGTGGTGCTCGACGGGCTGTCGTACCTGGCGGTGGCGGCGATCGTGATGCGGACGAGCCGGCGCGCGCCGGTGCGGGCCGCCGCCGACTCCGCCCCCTCCTCCGCCGACGCCGCCGACAACGCTGGTGGGAAGAAGGCCGAAGCACGCGGCCGCAGCCCCTGGCGCGATCCGGGCTACCTGCTGTTCGTGGTGCTGGACACCTTCCTGAACCTGGACGACACGATCATGACCGTCGGCATCCCGCTGTGGGCGGTGACCCGCACCGACGCGCCGCACGCGGTGATCCCGGCCGTCATGGTGATCAACACCCTGATGTGTGTATTCCTGCAGATGCCGGTCACCTCCAGGGTCGCCGGCGCCCGCTCCGCGGCGCGCGCGGCCTGCTGGTACGGCGTGGCGCTGCTCGCCGGCTGCGCGCTGATCGCGGGGTCCGCCCGCGGCGGCGCGGCGGTCGAGGCGGTGGCGCTGCTGGCCGCGGCGGTGGTGCTGACCGGCGCCGAACTGGTGCGCTCGCTGGTGTCCTGGGAGCTGGCGGTGTCCCTGGCGCCGGCCGACGCTCAGGCCTCGTACCTGGGTGTCGCCGGGATGGCGCAGGCGGTCGAGCGCTCCGCGGGGCCGGTGGTGCTCTCCACCGTGGTCCTGGCCGCCGGGCCGGTCGGCTGGCTGGGCCTGGGCGCGGTGGTGACCGGGCTCGGCGTCCTACAGCGGGTGGCGAGCCTGCGGCGGCTGGACCGCGATCAGGCCGCCGCGCGCCAGTCGGTCTCCAGCATGGCCATCACGTAG